From the genome of Candidatus Methylomirabilota bacterium, one region includes:
- a CDS encoding DUF503 domain-containing protein, translating into MATARVALGMVELHLPDVGSLKGKRHVLKGLKEKVRARFEVSVAEVDHQDSWQRATLAVAYVSADARHANEVVSKAMDYIENNVEGRVLETFVEIL; encoded by the coding sequence GTGGCAACGGCGCGCGTCGCGCTGGGCATGGTGGAGTTGCACCTCCCGGACGTGGGCTCGCTCAAGGGCAAGCGGCACGTCCTGAAGGGCCTCAAGGAGAAGGTGCGCGCCCGCTTCGAGGTGTCCGTCGCCGAGGTGGACCACCAGGACAGCTGGCAGCGCGCGACGCTGGCGGTCGCCTACGTCTCGGCCGACGCCCGGCACGCCAACGAAGTCGTGTCCAAGGCGATGGACTACATCGAGAACAACGTCGAGGGCCGCGTCCTCGAGACCTTCGTGGAGATCCTCTGA
- the nusA gene encoding transcription termination factor NusA: MNRELINVIEQIGREKGIDKEILFEALESALLSASRKTLGPAENIRMHIDRKSGDLRVYCRKKVVAEVTDDKLEISLEDAKALNKEAELDDELELEQERPPQEFGRIAAQTAKQVILQKVRDAEREGIYSEFAGKEGQILRGVVHRIEKRNVILEIGKAEAILPEREQIPGERYNPGDRIRAYVLEVRRTAKGPQISLSRTHPGYLARLFETEIPEVQEGIVLVKATAREAGERAKVAVASTKRDVDPIGACVGLRGTRIQVISRELRGEKIDIIEWSHDPATFVARALSPARVSSVTITEPGAPDGQPSALIIVPDNQLSLAIGKKGQNARLAAKLTGMRIDIKSEGEVEAERASASDAAADRAALEALAGMTPELAAALHAAGLGSPRAVAKAGPERLAAIPEVGERAGQIHAAAEEWVRRQAPAPDAGAAPGEPAVSS; encoded by the coding sequence ATGAACCGAGAGTTGATCAATGTCATCGAGCAGATCGGGCGTGAGAAGGGGATCGACAAGGAGATCCTCTTCGAGGCGCTGGAGTCTGCCCTCCTCTCGGCGTCGCGCAAGACGCTCGGCCCGGCCGAGAACATCCGGATGCACATCGACCGGAAGAGCGGCGACCTCCGCGTGTACTGCCGCAAGAAGGTCGTCGCCGAGGTCACCGACGACAAGCTGGAGATCAGCCTGGAGGACGCCAAGGCCCTGAACAAGGAGGCCGAGCTCGACGACGAGCTGGAGCTCGAGCAGGAGCGGCCGCCGCAGGAGTTCGGACGGATCGCCGCCCAGACGGCCAAGCAGGTGATCCTCCAGAAGGTGCGGGACGCCGAGCGCGAGGGGATCTACTCCGAGTTCGCCGGCAAGGAGGGGCAGATCCTGCGCGGCGTAGTCCACCGCATCGAGAAGCGCAACGTGATCCTCGAGATCGGCAAGGCGGAGGCGATCCTGCCGGAGCGCGAGCAGATCCCGGGCGAGCGCTACAACCCGGGCGACCGGATCCGCGCCTACGTGCTCGAGGTGCGGCGGACCGCGAAGGGGCCGCAGATCTCGCTCTCGCGCACGCATCCGGGGTACCTCGCTCGCCTCTTCGAGACGGAGATCCCCGAGGTCCAGGAGGGGATCGTCCTCGTGAAGGCGACGGCGCGGGAGGCGGGCGAGCGCGCGAAGGTGGCGGTCGCCTCGACCAAGCGCGACGTGGACCCGATCGGCGCGTGCGTCGGCCTGCGCGGCACCCGGATCCAGGTGATCAGCCGCGAGCTCCGCGGCGAGAAGATCGACATCATCGAGTGGTCGCATGACCCCGCCACGTTCGTCGCGCGGGCGTTGTCGCCGGCCAGGGTGTCGTCGGTGACGATCACCGAGCCGGGCGCGCCGGACGGGCAGCCCTCGGCGCTGATCATCGTGCCCGACAACCAGCTCTCGCTCGCGATCGGCAAGAAGGGGCAGAACGCGCGGCTCGCCGCGAAGCTCACGGGCATGCGCATCGACATCAAGAGCGAGGGGGAGGTCGAGGCCGAGCGGGCGTCCGCGAGCGACGCGGCCGCGGACCGCGCCGCGCTCGAGGCGCTCGCCGGGATGACGCCCGAGCTCGCGGCGGCGCTCCACGCCGCCGGCCTCGGGTCGCCGAGGGCCGTCGCGAAGGCCGGGCCTGAGCGGCTCGCAGCGATCCCGGAGGTCGGCGAGCGCGCGGGCCAGATCCACGCCGCGGCCGAGGAGTGGGTCAGGCGACAGGCGCCGGCGCCCGACGCCGGCGCTGCGCCCGGGGAGCCGGCGGTCTCGTCATGA
- a CDS encoding ribosome maturation factor RimP — MDDAERAGQIEEAVTPVLRDHGLELVDLEWRPLRPRGILRLYVDKPGGVGIRDCVLASREIGDVLDAAALIEGAYDLEVSSPGLERQLRKDREFRWAVGKRVTCWLAGGAEVRGRLDAVLADRLVLERDGARVELARASVSKARLEAEVPWSRKA; from the coding sequence CCCCGTTCTTCGCGACCACGGGCTCGAGCTGGTCGATCTGGAGTGGCGTCCCCTGAGGCCGCGCGGGATCCTGCGCCTGTACGTGGACAAGCCGGGTGGCGTGGGGATCCGCGATTGCGTGTTGGCGAGCCGGGAGATCGGCGACGTGCTCGACGCGGCCGCGCTCATCGAAGGCGCGTACGACCTCGAAGTGTCCTCTCCGGGACTCGAGCGGCAACTCCGGAAGGACCGCGAGTTCCGCTGGGCGGTCGGCAAGCGCGTGACGTGCTGGCTCGCGGGCGGCGCAGAGGTGCGCGGTCGGCTCGACGCGGTCCTCGCCGACCGGCTCGTCCTCGAGCGCGACGGGGCGCGGGTCGAGCTGGCGCGCGCGAGCGTCTCGAAGGCTCGCCTGGAGGCGGAGGTTCCCTGGTCCCGCAAGGCGTAG
- the infB gene encoding translation initiation factor IF-2, with amino-acid sequence MMELAKELGVTSKELMVAAEEMGHKGVRAMSPLESTLANALRLKLGKGRELPEEPKPKRVAKPKVPKEAAAATDGAPAKTRTVRGKATVEVLPEETPVEVKPAATIVKSKPAAAATEIAPEPPLVVKRELEIAPEPPPIAPVAEPQAPVRPAAAAALAPAAPSVKKPEPKIVPFRPLERAAPAPPSRPSRQPAGPFAPPRVSTGPPRPAAPPAPARREPPAAAAAAARSAAAATAVEAPPEPPAEVKRELIRVPESVTVGELAEKMRRKSGEVIKALLELGVMATLNELLDPTAAKLVADKFNVDVEIRSVEGEVLDEEDSDPAQLKLRPPVVTVMGHVDHGKTSLLDAIRKSRVAEKEFGGITQHIGAYQVETRHGRVTFLDTPGHEAFTAMRARGAQATDIVILVVAADDGVMPQTVEAINHARAANVPILVAVNKMDKPEADLERVKRELANHALVPEDWGGQTIYVPTSAKKGTGIDQLLEMTALQSEILELKANPTRAAKGVIIESRLDRGRGPVATVLIQNGTLKEGDAVVVGAHSGRIRSLIDPNGKKVKSAGPSDAVEIQGLSGVPSAGDVLVAVSDERKARQIATMRQDREKAKGKASTRITLEGLQKQIQTGEVKELRLILKADVQGSVEALAEALERLSTDEVKLKVIHGSVGAINESDVMLASASNAVVIGFNVKPEPKAATQAQANGVDVRTYNVIYEAINEMKAALAGMLAPEIRETALGKAQVRQIFVISKLGPICGSYVAEGKVTRGAKMRVRRGDEVVGTGTVGSLKRFKDDVREVLAGLECGIGVDGVSGIQPGDILEAYTVEEVARTL; translated from the coding sequence ATGATGGAGCTCGCGAAGGAGCTCGGCGTGACTAGCAAGGAGCTGATGGTCGCGGCCGAGGAGATGGGTCACAAGGGCGTCCGCGCCATGAGCCCCCTCGAGTCGACGCTGGCCAACGCGCTCAGGCTCAAGCTCGGCAAGGGGCGCGAGCTCCCCGAGGAGCCGAAGCCCAAGCGTGTGGCCAAGCCCAAGGTGCCGAAGGAAGCCGCGGCGGCGACCGACGGCGCTCCGGCCAAGACGCGGACGGTGCGGGGGAAGGCGACGGTCGAGGTCCTGCCCGAGGAAACGCCCGTGGAGGTCAAGCCGGCGGCGACGATCGTCAAGTCGAAGCCCGCCGCGGCGGCCACCGAGATCGCGCCCGAGCCGCCGCTGGTGGTCAAGCGCGAGCTCGAAATCGCTCCCGAGCCCCCGCCCATCGCGCCGGTCGCCGAGCCGCAGGCGCCCGTGAGGCCCGCGGCCGCCGCGGCGCTGGCGCCCGCCGCGCCGTCGGTCAAGAAGCCCGAGCCCAAGATCGTGCCGTTCCGGCCGCTCGAGCGTGCGGCGCCGGCGCCTCCGTCGCGGCCGTCCCGGCAGCCCGCGGGTCCCTTCGCGCCCCCGCGCGTCAGCACGGGGCCGCCGCGTCCGGCGGCGCCTCCCGCGCCCGCACGGCGCGAGCCGCCCGCGGCGGCCGCAGCGGCGGCGCGCTCCGCGGCCGCCGCCACTGCCGTCGAGGCCCCGCCCGAACCGCCGGCCGAGGTCAAGCGCGAGCTCATCCGCGTGCCCGAGTCGGTCACCGTCGGCGAGCTCGCCGAGAAGATGCGGCGCAAGTCGGGTGAGGTGATCAAGGCGCTGCTCGAGCTCGGCGTGATGGCGACGCTGAACGAGCTGCTCGATCCGACCGCGGCGAAGCTCGTCGCCGACAAGTTCAACGTCGACGTCGAGATCCGGTCGGTCGAGGGTGAGGTGCTCGACGAGGAAGACTCCGACCCGGCGCAGCTCAAGCTCCGCCCGCCGGTCGTCACGGTCATGGGCCACGTCGACCACGGCAAGACGTCGCTGCTCGACGCGATCCGCAAATCGCGGGTCGCCGAGAAGGAGTTCGGCGGGATCACGCAGCACATCGGCGCCTACCAGGTCGAGACCCGGCACGGGCGGGTCACGTTCCTCGACACGCCGGGCCACGAGGCGTTCACGGCGATGCGCGCCCGGGGCGCCCAGGCGACCGACATCGTCATCCTCGTCGTCGCCGCCGACGACGGCGTCATGCCCCAGACCGTGGAGGCGATCAACCACGCGCGGGCGGCCAACGTGCCGATCCTCGTCGCCGTGAACAAGATGGACAAGCCCGAGGCCGACCTCGAGCGCGTCAAGCGCGAGCTGGCCAACCACGCGCTCGTCCCCGAGGACTGGGGCGGTCAGACGATCTACGTGCCGACGTCTGCGAAGAAGGGGACCGGCATCGACCAGCTCCTCGAGATGACCGCGCTCCAGTCGGAGATCCTCGAGCTCAAGGCGAACCCGACCCGCGCGGCCAAGGGCGTGATCATCGAGAGCCGCCTCGATCGGGGCCGCGGTCCGGTCGCGACGGTGCTCATCCAGAACGGGACGCTCAAGGAGGGTGACGCGGTCGTCGTCGGGGCCCACTCGGGGCGGATCCGCTCCCTCATCGACCCGAACGGCAAGAAGGTCAAGAGCGCGGGCCCGTCGGACGCGGTCGAGATCCAGGGCCTCTCCGGCGTGCCCTCGGCGGGCGACGTCCTCGTGGCGGTCTCCGACGAGCGCAAGGCGCGGCAGATCGCGACCATGCGCCAGGACCGCGAGAAGGCGAAGGGCAAGGCGTCGACGCGGATCACGCTCGAGGGGCTCCAGAAGCAGATCCAGACGGGCGAGGTGAAGGAGCTCCGCCTGATCCTCAAGGCCGACGTGCAGGGCTCCGTCGAGGCGCTGGCCGAGGCGCTCGAGCGCCTGTCGACCGACGAGGTCAAGCTGAAGGTCATCCACGGCTCGGTCGGCGCGATCAACGAGAGCGACGTCATGCTCGCCTCGGCGTCGAACGCGGTCGTCATCGGCTTCAACGTGAAGCCCGAGCCGAAGGCGGCCACGCAGGCGCAGGCCAACGGCGTGGACGTCCGGACGTACAACGTCATCTACGAGGCGATCAACGAGATGAAGGCGGCGCTAGCCGGCATGCTCGCGCCCGAGATCCGTGAGACCGCGCTCGGCAAGGCGCAGGTGCGCCAGATCTTCGTGATCTCCAAGCTCGGCCCGATCTGCGGCTCGTACGTCGCCGAGGGCAAGGTCACCCGCGGGGCGAAGATGCGGGTGCGCCGCGGCGACGAGGTGGTGGGGACGGGCACGGTCGGCTCGCTCAAGCGGTTCAAGGACGACGTCCGCGAGGTGCTCGCCGGGCTCGAGTGCGGGATCGGCGTGGACGGCGTCAGCGGGATCCAACCGGGCGACATCCTCGAGGCCTACACGGTCGAGGAAGTGGCGCGCACGCTCTAG
- a CDS encoding YlxR family protein, producing MTREPGRTCLGCRRVLPRRALVRLVRGANGVVVVDPLGTTAGRGAWVCADEACLARAVERRRLSHAFGKPCEAHGDIFEAVRAAGRRGAGAPPSEASVEETGRAVEIVRGR from the coding sequence ATGACGCGTGAGCCTGGCCGCACTTGTCTCGGCTGCCGTCGCGTCCTGCCGAGGCGCGCGCTCGTGCGTCTGGTGCGCGGCGCGAACGGTGTCGTCGTGGTGGATCCGCTGGGCACGACGGCGGGCCGCGGCGCGTGGGTGTGCGCGGACGAGGCGTGTCTCGCGCGCGCGGTCGAGCGGCGCCGGCTGAGCCACGCGTTCGGGAAGCCGTGTGAAGCGCACGGGGATATCTTCGAGGCGGTGCGGGCCGCAGGACGTCGCGGGGCCGGGGCCCCGCCGTCCGAGGCGAGCGTTGAAGAGACGGGGCGAGCCGTCGAGATCGTCCGGGGGAGGTGA